The genomic region CTCCTGATCGGCGTCGAGAACGTGCGCGTGGGCATGCGCGAAAGCTTCTCCAACACGATCAGCCAGACCGATCTGATCGTGGGCACCAAGGGCGGCACGATCCAGTTGCTGTTGTATTCGGTCTTCGGCATGGGAGCGCCGACGGAGAACGTTTCGTGGGAGGCCTACCAGCAGTGGGCGGAGCACCCCGCGATCGAGTGGACCATCCCCTATGGCCTGGGGGACAGCCACCGGGGATTCCGGGTCATCGGCACGAACGAGGACTTCTATCGCCACTATCGCTACCGCGGAGGTCAGGAAATCGCGCTGGCGGAGGGGCGGGCGAACGCGGACCTGTTCGACGTGACGCTGGGCGCCGACGTGGCGGCTGAGCTGAACTACGCGATGGGGGACGAGATCTCGGTGACGCACGGGCTCGACGAGATGGGCTTCGTGAGCCACGACCACATGCCCTTCACCGTCGTGGGCATCCTCGACAAGACGTTCACCCCCGTTGACCGCGCCCTCTACGTGACCCTGGAGGGCATGGAGGCCATCCACTGGGAGGACGGCGCGCCGCCGGCGTCGGACGACGGGCACGTCCACGACGACGAGGCCGAGACGACCCCCGCGGACGACGGCCACGCCCATGACGACGAGGCCGAGGCAGCCCCCGCGGACGACGGCCACGCCCACGACGACGAGGCGGAAGCGGCCCCCGCGGACGACGGCCACGCCCACGACGACGAGGCCGAGGCAGCCCACGACGAAGACGACCACGCCCACGACGAAGACGACGGCCACGCCCACGACGAAGATGAGCACGCCCATGACGACGAGGCCGAGCCGGCCCCCGCGGACGACGGGCACGTCCATGCGGAGGACATCTCGATTGAGGATGTCGAAGTCACGCAGGTGACCTCGTTCTTCGTGGGCACGACCGACCGCCGCGACGTGCTCCAGTTGCAGCGCGAGATCAACGACTTCGAGGACGAGCCGATGATGGCCGTGCTCCCCGGAGTCGCCCTGAACGAGATGTGGCAGGGCCTGGGCTACGCCGAGACCGGCCTCCGCCTGGTGGCCATCTTCGTGGTCCTGGTGGGGCTGCTGGGGATGCTGGTCTCGCTCTACACATCGCTCAACGAGCGGCGGCGGGAGATGGCGATCCTGCGCGCCGTCGGAGCCGGACCGAACCGGATCGTCGCCCTGTTGGTGCTCGAGTCCGTGTGCCTGTCCGCGGCGGGGGCGCTGGCGGGACTCGCACTCGTGTACGGGCTGCTCGCGGCCGGTCAGTCGATTGTCGAGGCGCAGGTGGGGCTCTTCATCCCGATCCGGCCGCCCGGCCCCATCGAGTTGCTCCTTCTCGGCGCCGTGGTGACGGCCGGATTCCTGATGGGCTTCGTGCCGGCGTTCAAGGCCTACCGCACCGCCCTCCACGACGGGCTGGCCGTGCGGGTCTAGCCGCCCGTAACCGGGCCGCCAGCGTACCACGCCGGGGGGCGCTCAGCTCGAAGCGCGGGCGGGCTCCTCGACCTGCGCGTATGCGTCGTGCTCGTGGATCGACTCGAAGTTGACGACGTGGACGCTGAACCAGGTCACCTGGCGCAGGGCGCGGAGGCGGAGCGTGACCTCCCGGACCAGGTCCTCGACGAAGCGCGGATTGTCGTACGCGTGCTCCGTGACCCACTTCTCGTCGGCCCGCTTCAGCACCGGATAGAGCTCGCACGAGGCCGATGCGTCCACCAGCGCCACGATGTCCTCGATCCAGAGCCGCCCCGTGAAGCGCGTCTTGACGGTGACGATGCTGCGCTGGTTGTGCGCCCCGCGCGCGCTGATCTCCCGGGAACAGGGACACAGCGTGGTCACGGGAATCTTGACCGTGAGGATGAAGTCGTCCTCCGCTCCGCTGGAGGCGTCGAAGGCGCAGTCGTACGACAGCAGGCCCACCGCGCCGGTCACGGGCGCTTCCTTCTCCACGAAGTAGGGGAAGGAGATGCCGAGGTGGGCGGTCTCGGCATGGAGACGCTCACGCATCGTGCGCAGGATGGCGGGCAGCGCTTCCACCGAGATCTCGTCATCGTACGAATTGAGGATCTCCATGAAGCGGCTCATGTGGGTTCCCTTGAAGTCGTGGGGAAGGTCCACGGACATGTCGATGTTGGCGATCGTGTGCTGGGCCGTCTTCCGGCGGTCCCGCACCGAGATGGGAAAGCGGACGTTCTGTACGCCCACCCGACTGATCGGCACCCTGCGCGTGTCGGGATGAGCCTGCACGTCGGCCAGCGGGGCCACGTCGAGTATCTTCGTCATATGTTCGTCAACCTTACCGGGGTCTTGGCGTCCAATCGGTTCCGCGAGCCGCCCAACCTAGTGAAAAACGGGTGCGGCGGCCCATATTCGGGCCATGGACAATTCATCGACAGGGCCAGGCGCCGTCGTCGCGCGGATCGGCATCGTCTCGGTTTCGGACCGCGCCGCCCGGGGAGAATACGAAGACCGGGGCGGTCCGGCGGTCAAGGCGTATCTCACTGAAGTCCTCACCTCGCCCTGGGAGGCGGACGCGCGCGTCATCCCGGACGAGGAGGAGCTGATCCAGGCGACGCTGGTCGAACTGGTCGACACGGTCGGATGTTGCCTCGTCATCGCCACCGGGGGCACGGGTCCCGCCCCGCGCGACGTCACGCCGGAGGCGACCGCCGCAGTGCTGGAGAAGGAACTCGCCGGCTTCGGCGAAGCCATGCGTGCGGTCTCCCGGCCCCACGTGCCGACCGCGATCCTCTCGCGCCAGACGGCGGGGGTGCGCGGTTCGGCGCTGATCATCACCCTCCCGGGGTCGCCCAAGGCCGTGGCCGAATGTCTGGACGCGGTCTTCGCGGCAGTGCCCGACTGCGTCGACCTCATCGGCGGGCCGCGCCTGGAGACGGATCCGGACCGGGTGGAGGCGTATCGCCCGCACTGACCCGTTCCGCTGACCCTCCGCTGACCCCCTGCCGACCTTCTGCCAACCCGTTCCGCGCCCCCTGTTGCATATTTATTCACCATCCTGTATATTTTTTCACCTCTTGAACGATTGCCTCCACCTGCCATTTCAGGATCGACGCATGAATACACGCACGAAGAAGAACGTGAAGCGGGTCGCCCTGGCGTACTCCGGCGGCCTCGATACATCGGTGATGGTCACCTGGTTGAAGGAGAACTACGACTGCGAAGTGGTCGCGGCCGTGGTGGACGTCGGACAGCGGGAAGACTTCGACGAGATCCGCGAGAAGGCGCTCGCGACGGGGGCCATCGCCTGCCGCGTCGTCGACCTCCGCGAGCGGTTCCTCACCGAGTGCGCGTTCCCGGCGCTCAGGGCGGGGGCCGTGTACGAGGGCCGCTACCTGCTCGGGACGTCCCTCGCCCGGCCCGTGATCGCGGCCGCCCAGGTCGAGGTCGCGCGGGAGTTCGACTGCGACGCCGTCGCGCACGGCTGCACCGGGAAGGGCAACGACCAGGTGCGCTTCGAACTCGCCTACCAGGCGCTCGCCCCGGACCTGACCGTCATCGCCCCCTGGCGCGAGTGGGAGGTCACGTCGCGTGAGGACGCCTTCGCCTATGCGGCAAAGCGCGATATCCCGGTGCCGGGGAGCCCCCGGAAGCTCTACAGCATCGACCGTAACCTGTGGCACACCTCGTTCGAGGGCGGCATCCTCGAGGATCCGACCGCCGCGACGCCGGACGAGTTGCGAGAACTGACGGTCGACCCGGCAGAGGCGCCGGACACGCCGGAGGACGTCACGATCTCGTTCGAGCGCGGCGTCCCGGTGGCGCTCGACGGCGAAGCACTCGCGCCGGTGGCGCTCGTTCAGCGGCTGAACGAGACGGCCGGGACCCACGGCGTGGGGCGCGTCGACCTCGTGGAGAACCGGCTCGTCGGCATGAAGAGCCGCGGGGTCTACGAGACGCCGGCCGGGACCGTCCTGCTCGCCGCGCTCGCGGACCTGGAGGCGCTGACGCTCGACCGGGACACGGCGGGCTTCAAGCGCGGCATCGCCGACCGGTATGGCGAACTCGTCTACCAGGGTCTCTGGTTCTCGCCGCTGCGGGCCGCCTTCGACGCGTTCCTCGACGAGGCGCACGCCATGTCGACCGGGGACGTCACCGTGCGGCTGTTCAAGGGTTCCGCGATGCCCGTGGCGCGCACGTCCCGCTTCTCGCTGTACCGGGAAGATCTCGCCACGTTCGAGGAGGACTCGGTCTACGACCAGGCCGACGCGGGCGGGTTCGTCCGCCTGTGGGGCCTCCCCTCGAGTCTCGCCGCGCGGGTGCGGGCGGCGGCGGCGGACGACGGCCGGGACTGGGCCGCGACCGCCTCCGTGGAGACCCTGCGAGGTGCGTCGAAGCCGACGCGGCGGCCCGGGCGGGCGGTGGCGTCCGGCTCAGGCTGAACCGTCCCATGCCGGATGAGGCGTTCTGATGCCGGACAATGCGCGGCCGGACAACGCGCTGTGGGGCGGGCGCTTCGCGGTGCCTGTGCATCCGGCGATCCAGGAGTTCACGAACTCGCTGCCGTTCGACCGCCGGCTGGTCCGGCACGACCTCCTCGCGAGCCTCGCGCACGCCCGCATGCTGCGCGAGACGGAGATCCTCAACCGGAGCGACAGCGACCTGATCCTGTCCGGGCTGTCGGAGATCCTGCGGGAGGTGGAGACCGGCGAACTCGTGGTCGAAGGTCCGGACGAGGACGTGCACACGTGGATCGAACGCACACTCGTCGAGCGCGTGGGGGACGCCGGCCAGCGGCTCCACACGGCACGGAGCCGGAACGACCAGACGGCGGTCGCGCTGCGGCTGTACGTGCGGGAGCGCCTCGAGGACATCCTCTCCGGCGTCGCCGGGCTGCAGCGCGTGCTCAGCGGCCAGGCGGCCACCTTCCGCGAGACCTTCCTGCCCGGCTATACGCACCTGCAGCGGGGGCAGCCCGTGAGCCTCGCGCACCATCTGCTCGCCCACGTGGCCGCGCTCGCCGCGGACGCGGAACGGCTCCGGGCGGCGCACCGGCTCGCGGGCGTGTCGCCGCTCGGCGCCGGGGCGCTGGCCGGCACCTCGTTCCCGATCGATCCGGCCCGCAGCGCCACCCTGCTCGGGCTCGACCGTACCTTCGCCAACAGCATGCACATCGTCGGCGACCGCGACTACGTGCTCGACGCGGCCTACGCGTGCGCCATGCTCTCGGTACACCTGTCGCGCTGGGCGGACGAAATCGTGCTCTGGTCCACGCGGGAGTTCGGGTTCATCGAACTCGACGACTCCGTGGCGCAGGGCAGCAGCATCATGCCGCAGAAGAAGAACCCCGAGGCGGCCGAGATCCTGCGCGGCAAGTCGGCCCGGGCGATCGGGAACGTGGCGGCGCTGCTCGCGCTGGTGAAGGGGCTTCCGCTCACCTTCAACAGCGACTTTCAGGAAGACAAGGAACGCCTGTTCGACACGCTCGACACGGCGGATTGGTCCCTCGCGGCAGCGATTGCGGTGGCGCGGGGTGTTAACTACAGGGCGGACGCGATGGAAGCCGCGCTCGCGGGTGGGATGCTGACCGCCACCGAGCTCGCCGACCATCTCGTCCGCCGCGGCGTCCCGTTTCGGAGGGCGCACCATCAGGCGGGAGAGGCGGTACGGATGGCTGAAGAACGCGGCGTGGAGCTGTGGGATCTGGACCTCGAGACGCTGAGGGCGTGCTGTCCGTCTGCGGGTGACGACGTGCACGATGTGCTGCGCCCGGACGCCGCCGTCGCCGCGCACGGTTCGCCCGGCGGGCCGGCGCCGGGACGCGTGCTGGAGCAGTTGCAGGAGGTCGACCGCGAGGTGACGGCGCTCGAGGCCTGGCTCGACGGGCGCGGCGACCCGCCGATCCGGCGTGCCCACCTGGAGGAACGTCTGCTGGACGCGGTGCTCGCATGACGCCCGACCGCCGCAGGACCCGCGAGCGGGCGATCCTTCATATCATCGACACCCGGCCGATCCGGAGCCAGATCGAACTCGTGGCGGCGCTTGCGCGCGAGGGGATCTCGACCACCCAGACGACGCTGTCACGGGACTTCCAGCGCCTCGGCATCGTGAAGCGGTCCGACGCCGGCGGACCCCGGTATCACCGCCCGGGGCGGGACACGACGCCGCCCTGCCCCCAGCGCATGCTGGCGGCGACGCTGAGCGAACTGGCGCTGGACATCGGCCCCGGCAACGCGCTATTCGCCATTCGCACCCTGAGCGGCTGCGCCAACGCCGTCGCGATCGCCCTCGACGAGGCGGATCTCGATGGCGTCCTGGCGACGGTGGCGGGAGATGACACGATCCTCGTCCTGTGCCGCAACGCGAAGACCCGGTCCGCCCTCGTCAACGAACTGAGATCCCTCGCCCAACTCTAGGAGGGGCTAAGGGGTGCCGCTCAGGATGGGGCGGCCGGGGTAGACGCCGGGGATGAGTTCGCCGTCGCGGACGACGGGCGTGCCCTCGACCAGGAGGTAGCGGACGCCCTCTGAGGGGGCCGCCGGGTCGGCGTAGGTGGCGCGGTCGATGATCGTCTCGGGATCGAACACGACGATGTCCGCGTCGGCGCCGACCTGGACCCTTCCCTTCCGGGCCATGACCGGGGCGAAGCCCTCGACCCGCTGGGCCGGCAGGATCGTCATCTTCGCGAGCGCGTCCATGAGGCTCAGCGCCCCGCGCTCGCGCACGTAGTAGCCGAGCACCCGCGAATAGGTGCCGGCGCCGCGCGGGTGGATCGCCTGGTACAGGTAGGGGATCCCGTCGCTCGCCACGATCACGTCGGGCTGCGCGACGATCCACTCGTTCGTCTCCTCGCTCCTCCCGTGGATCACGACCCAGCCGCCCAGGTCCCGGTAGCGCCGGAAGCTCCCCGCGTTCAGCCGTTCCGGCGTGCCCGACCACTGCAGGCGGCCGTATTCCTCGTCGGAGCGGCCCTCCCACGGGTCGAACAGGGCCGATTCGATCCGCGTCGAGCCCGCGGTATAGGGATAGGACTCCGTCGTGATGTCGACACCGCGTTCGCGCGCGCCTCGGATCATCTCCAGCGTCATGCGCGCCATCTCGTCGGCGCTCGAGTTCATGTGGACGATGTGGAGCGATGCCCCGGTCGAGAGCGCGTTCGCGATCACCTCCTGGAAGGCCCCCAGCGTGCCGCCCGAGTTCTCGCCCCGGATGTGCACGTAGGCCGGCGCCCCCTGCGCGGCCGCGAGCTGGAAGACGCGGTAGATCTCCGTCCGCGAGGCGCCCGGCGTGTACGTGATGCCGAACCCGATCCCGAGCCCGCCCTCCTCCAGACCCGCGGCGATGAGCCCGTTCAGTTCGAGGACCTGGTCGTCGTCGATCGACCCGTAGACCGCGTCGAACTCGAAGGGGCTGGCTTCGCCCGGCGGCGTCATCACCGAGTGGCCGACGTCGAAGCCCGCGAGCAGCTTCGTGCGCGCGCCCGGGTGGCTCACCGTCGCGCCGAAGTGGATGGGCGCCGTCCCCTCCCGGGAGGCGACCCATTCGGCCACGGGGTACACGCCGAGTTCCATCTCGAGGGCCGTCGTCACGCCGTCCAGCGCCTGGAGCTTCGCGCTCACCGTGTCCTGTCCGTGCGCGTGCAGGTCGACGAAGCCGGGCGCGACGACGAGGCCGGCGGCGTCGATCGTGTCCCGGCCCGCGACGCCCCCTTCGGCGATGGCCGTGACGCGTCCGCCGGCGACCGCGACGTCCCGCACGGCGTCGAGTCGCGTCTCCGGATCCATGACCCGGCCGCCGAGGATGACGAGGTCCGCGACCTCTCCCTCTCCCGTGGCCGCGTCCCCGCTTCCGGGGGAACTCTCGGGAGACGCGCACGCCGCGAAGACGAGGACCGCCAGCCACGCGGTTGCGAGCGCCGAGGCCGGCAGGCGGGCGCCACGGTTGTCGAGCGTCATGCGACCACCTTTCCGGGGTTCATGAGGCCCTTCGGGTCGAGCGCCTGCTTGATCGAACGCATGGCGTCGACCGCGTCTCCGTGCTGCGCCCGCATGTAGGGGACCTTGCCGTAGCCGACCCCGTGCTCGCCGGTGCAGGTGCCCCCGACCGAGATCGCCTGCTCGATCATGCGCGCGTTCACCCGCTTCGCGCGCGCCATCTCCTCCTCATCCTCCGGATCGATGATGAAGAGGACGTGGAAGTTGCCGTCTCCCGCGTGCGCGACGATCGGCGCCAGGAGGCCCTCCGCGTCGATGTCTTCGCGGGTCTTCAGGAGGCAGTCGGCGAGCGAGGAGATCGGGACGCAGACGTCCGTCGCCCACCCCCGGGCTCCCGGACGGAGGGCGAGCGACGCGTAGTAGGCCTCGTGCCGGGCTGCCCACAGCCGCGATCGTTCCTCGGCCCGCGTGGCCCACTCGAAGTCCGTCCCGCCGAGTTCCTTCGCGATGAGGCCCACCTCGGTCGACTGCTCCTCGACGCCGGCGGCGGTCCCGTGGAACTCGAAGAAGAGCGTGGGACGCACCGGGTAGTCGAAGTCGGAATACCGGTTCACCGCGTCCATCTGCACGTCGTCGAGGAGTTCGACGCGCGCGACCGGCACCCCGCTCTGGATCGTGTAGATCACGGCGTCCACCGCGTCGGCCAGCGTCGGGAAGGAACACACCGCCGAGGCGATCGCCTCCGGGATCCCGTGCAGCCGCAGCAGAACCTCCGTGATGATCCCGATCGTGCCCTCGGAGCCGAGGAAGAGCCGCGTGAGGTCGTAGCCGGCGGACGATTTGCGGGCGCGCCCCCCGGTGCGGATCACGGTCCCGTCCGGGAGCACGACGGTGAGGCCGAGCACGTTCTCGCGCATCGTGCCGTAGCGGACCGTGGTCGTCCCGGAAGCGCCGGTGGCGGCCATCCCGCCCAGGCTCGCGTCGGCGCCGGGGTCGATGGGGAAGAAGAGGCCCGTCCCCTTCAGGTGCTGCTCCAGCGCCTTGCGCGTCATCCCCGCCTCGACGCGGCAGTCCATGTCCTCGGGGTTGAGTTCGATGAGGCGCGCGAGGCCGCTCGTCGCGATCGTCACCCCGCCGCGCAGGGCGGCGACATGCCCTTCCAGCGACGTGCCGGCCCCGAATCCGATGATGGGAACGTCGTGCCGGTGGCAGGCGCGGACGACCGCGGACACCTCGGCGGTCGACTCGGGGAAGACAACCGCGTCGGGGGGTTCGTTGGCGTGGAACGACTCGCCCTCGCCATGCTGTTGCCGCATCGCCTCGGCCGTCGTGAAGCGGTCGCCGAACGCCCGTTCGAGTTCGTTCTCGAGCGCGGCGGGGAGCGGGGTCCGTTGCGTCTGCGCGATCGTGCTCATGCCGGACGTTGCCGCCGGGCCCCGCCCCGCGTCAATCGCGCTCCGGCGACGGCGATTCCGGGCGCGGTCTCTTGACCCGCGTGTACGCCGCCCGGACTTTGCGCGCATGGACATGCGTGGAGTGATGCTCTTTCTGCATCTGATCGGGCTGGCGCTTTGGTTCGGCGTCACCTTCTCGCTCGCGATCCTCGGCGTCCGGGCCAACAAGACGGGCGACCGGAACGTGATCGCGTTCATCTATCGCGCCGGCCACCGGCTGCTCAGGGGCCCCGGGCTCATCGGCATGCTGCTGACCACGATCTCCGGCTTCGGACTCGCCGGCCTCGGCGGCTACGGCGTCTTCCGGCTCACGCCGCACTGGCAGTTTCTGATGCAGGTGCTGGGGCTCAGCGCCTTCGTGCTCGCGGTCGCGGTCCAGATCCCGAACTCGGGACGCCTCGCGCGCGCCGCGGAAGCCTCGGCCAACGCGGGGGAGGAAAGCGCGTCGTTCGTGAAGTTCCGGAAGACGAACGCGATCGTGGCCTCGATCAACGGCGTTCTGATCCTGATCGCCACCCTGCTGGGCGCCATCCGCCCCATGTAGCGGCGGTCAGTCGGAGTCGGCGAGCCGCGCGAAGTGGTTCGCGCGCCGGTAGGCCCATTCCGCGGCGTCCGGATCGCCGCGCAACTCCTCGGAAATCCCCTGGAAGGCGTGCGCCATGTAGTACACGCCGGGGAGGCTCGACCTCGTGGAGGGATCCGGCCACTCGTCCCAGGCCAGGATGTCGTCGACGAGGAACATCTCTTCCAGCAGTTCCCCGGTGCGCACGCGGTCGTGCCACGCCGGGAACGCCGAGCCCGCCAGGTACTCGCTCAGGTCGACGAGCGCCCCGGATGCCTCGAGCGGCCCGTCCACGAGCTTGAAGGCGAGTCCCTGCCGGACGAGGTGCGGCTGAAGCTGCCACCGGTCCCACACGGCCCCGGCCGTCGCCGCGAAGTAGACCGGCCGGTCCCCGAGCGCCTGCCGCGCGATCTGGAACACCCGGATGTCCGCGGGCGGCACCACGTCGCCGCCGCGCACCGTCCCCGAGATCCGTTCCGTGAGGTCATAGGTCGAGTCCTCCGGCACGGACAGCGGGCGCGTGAGGTCGTCGATTCCCGCGCCCGGCGGGGGGATGGCCGAGCGCGCGGGCGGCGTCACGTCCAGTTCCGCGTACAGATCCGCCGCCGTCTCCGGGTCGAACGGCCGCTGGCACACGACCGTCGTCGGAGACTCCTCCGGCGACTCGCCCGGCCCGCACGGCTCGGTCAGCCGCCGCAACTGCTTGTGGTACCAGTCCGTCCCCAGGTACGACTGGACGATGACGGTCACGTCGCGCCGGAGCCCCTCCACCTCCTGCAGATACCAGAGCGGGAAGGTGTCGTTGTCGCCGTAGGTGAACAGCACGGCGTACGGCTCGACGGACTGCAGCATGTTGTACGCCAGGTTGCGCGCGGCGCGGTCCCCCGTGCGGTCGGCCTGGCCGAAGTTGAAGAGGAAGGGGATGAGGCCGAGCGCGAGGAGCGGCGCCGCCTTCCGGCG from Candidatus Palauibacter australiensis harbors:
- a CDS encoding argininosuccinate synthase; its protein translation is MNTRTKKNVKRVALAYSGGLDTSVMVTWLKENYDCEVVAAVVDVGQREDFDEIREKALATGAIACRVVDLRERFLTECAFPALRAGAVYEGRYLLGTSLARPVIAAAQVEVAREFDCDAVAHGCTGKGNDQVRFELAYQALAPDLTVIAPWREWEVTSREDAFAYAAKRDIPVPGSPRKLYSIDRNLWHTSFEGGILEDPTAATPDELRELTVDPAEAPDTPEDVTISFERGVPVALDGEALAPVALVQRLNETAGTHGVGRVDLVENRLVGMKSRGVYETPAGTVLLAALADLEALTLDRDTAGFKRGIADRYGELVYQGLWFSPLRAAFDAFLDEAHAMSTGDVTVRLFKGSAMPVARTSRFSLYREDLATFEEDSVYDQADAGGFVRLWGLPSSLAARVRAAAADDGRDWAATASVETLRGASKPTRRPGRAVASGSG
- a CDS encoding amidohydrolase family protein; the protein is MTLDNRGARLPASALATAWLAVLVFAACASPESSPGSGDAATGEGEVADLVILGGRVMDPETRLDAVRDVAVAGGRVTAIAEGGVAGRDTIDAAGLVVAPGFVDLHAHGQDTVSAKLQALDGVTTALEMELGVYPVAEWVASREGTAPIHFGATVSHPGARTKLLAGFDVGHSVMTPPGEASPFEFDAVYGSIDDDQVLELNGLIAAGLEEGGLGIGFGITYTPGASRTEIYRVFQLAAAQGAPAYVHIRGENSGGTLGAFQEVIANALSTGASLHIVHMNSSADEMARMTLEMIRGARERGVDITTESYPYTAGSTRIESALFDPWEGRSDEEYGRLQWSGTPERLNAGSFRRYRDLGGWVVIHGRSEETNEWIVAQPDVIVASDGIPYLYQAIHPRGAGTYSRVLGYYVRERGALSLMDALAKMTILPAQRVEGFAPVMARKGRVQVGADADIVVFDPETIIDRATYADPAAPSEGVRYLLVEGTPVVRDGELIPGVYPGRPILSGTP
- the folE2 gene encoding GTP cyclohydrolase FolE2, with the protein product MAPLADVQAHPDTRRVPISRVGVQNVRFPISVRDRRKTAQHTIANIDMSVDLPHDFKGTHMSRFMEILNSYDDEISVEALPAILRTMRERLHAETAHLGISFPYFVEKEAPVTGAVGLLSYDCAFDASSGAEDDFILTVKIPVTTLCPCSREISARGAHNQRSIVTVKTRFTGRLWIEDIVALVDASASCELYPVLKRADEKWVTEHAYDNPRFVEDLVREVTLRLRALRQVTWFSVHVVNFESIHEHDAYAQVEEPARASS
- the argH gene encoding argininosuccinate lyase, with the translated sequence MPDNARPDNALWGGRFAVPVHPAIQEFTNSLPFDRRLVRHDLLASLAHARMLRETEILNRSDSDLILSGLSEILREVETGELVVEGPDEDVHTWIERTLVERVGDAGQRLHTARSRNDQTAVALRLYVRERLEDILSGVAGLQRVLSGQAATFRETFLPGYTHLQRGQPVSLAHHLLAHVAALAADAERLRAAHRLAGVSPLGAGALAGTSFPIDPARSATLLGLDRTFANSMHIVGDRDYVLDAAYACAMLSVHLSRWADEIVLWSTREFGFIELDDSVAQGSSIMPQKKNPEAAEILRGKSARAIGNVAALLALVKGLPLTFNSDFQEDKERLFDTLDTADWSLAAAIAVARGVNYRADAMEAALAGGMLTATELADHLVRRGVPFRRAHHQAGEAVRMAEERGVELWDLDLETLRACCPSAGDDVHDVLRPDAAVAAHGSPGGPAPGRVLEQLQEVDREVTALEAWLDGRGDPPIRRAHLEERLLDAVLA
- a CDS encoding arginine repressor; the protein is MTPDRRRTRERAILHIIDTRPIRSQIELVAALAREGISTTQTTLSRDFQRLGIVKRSDAGGPRYHRPGRDTTPPCPQRMLAATLSELALDIGPGNALFAIRTLSGCANAVAIALDEADLDGVLATVAGDDTILVLCRNAKTRSALVNELRSLAQL
- a CDS encoding FAD-binding protein, with protein sequence MSTIAQTQRTPLPAALENELERAFGDRFTTAEAMRQQHGEGESFHANEPPDAVVFPESTAEVSAVVRACHRHDVPIIGFGAGTSLEGHVAALRGGVTIATSGLARLIELNPEDMDCRVEAGMTRKALEQHLKGTGLFFPIDPGADASLGGMAATGASGTTTVRYGTMRENVLGLTVVLPDGTVIRTGGRARKSSAGYDLTRLFLGSEGTIGIITEVLLRLHGIPEAIASAVCSFPTLADAVDAVIYTIQSGVPVARVELLDDVQMDAVNRYSDFDYPVRPTLFFEFHGTAAGVEEQSTEVGLIAKELGGTDFEWATRAEERSRLWAARHEAYYASLALRPGARGWATDVCVPISSLADCLLKTREDIDAEGLLAPIVAHAGDGNFHVLFIIDPEDEEEMARAKRVNARMIEQAISVGGTCTGEHGVGYGKVPYMRAQHGDAVDAMRSIKQALDPKGLMNPGKVVA
- a CDS encoding ABC transporter permease; its protein translation is LLIGVENVRVGMRESFSNTISQTDLIVGTKGGTIQLLLYSVFGMGAPTENVSWEAYQQWAEHPAIEWTIPYGLGDSHRGFRVIGTNEDFYRHYRYRGGQEIALAEGRANADLFDVTLGADVAAELNYAMGDEISVTHGLDEMGFVSHDHMPFTVVGILDKTFTPVDRALYVTLEGMEAIHWEDGAPPASDDGHVHDDEAETTPADDGHAHDDEAEAAPADDGHAHDDEAEAAPADDGHAHDDEAEAAHDEDDHAHDEDDGHAHDEDEHAHDDEAEPAPADDGHVHAEDISIEDVEVTQVTSFFVGTTDRRDVLQLQREINDFEDEPMMAVLPGVALNEMWQGLGYAETGLRLVAIFVVLVGLLGMLVSLYTSLNERRREMAILRAVGAGPNRIVALLVLESVCLSAAGALAGLALVYGLLAAGQSIVEAQVGLFIPIRPPGPIELLLLGAVVTAGFLMGFVPAFKAYRTALHDGLAVRV
- the mog gene encoding molybdopterin adenylyltransferase, with protein sequence MDNSSTGPGAVVARIGIVSVSDRAARGEYEDRGGPAVKAYLTEVLTSPWEADARVIPDEEELIQATLVELVDTVGCCLVIATGGTGPAPRDVTPEATAAVLEKELAGFGEAMRAVSRPHVPTAILSRQTAGVRGSALIITLPGSPKAVAECLDAVFAAVPDCVDLIGGPRLETDPDRVEAYRPH
- a CDS encoding DUF2269 family protein, whose amino-acid sequence is MDMRGVMLFLHLIGLALWFGVTFSLAILGVRANKTGDRNVIAFIYRAGHRLLRGPGLIGMLLTTISGFGLAGLGGYGVFRLTPHWQFLMQVLGLSAFVLAVAVQIPNSGRLARAAEASANAGEESASFVKFRKTNAIVASINGVLILIATLLGAIRPM